The genomic window AATCCAAGCACTAATTCCcctcttttttcttcatctttccAACAACATcaaccaccccccacccccccacccccccacccaaatactctctctcttttttcccctggcTGTCTACCTTTccatctcactctgtctcactctccttctcccGTTCCTGTcgtctctccctcactctctccggGTCCATCTCTCGTTCTCGCTCGCAAGCCGGAGATGGACAGCCTGTGCCAAAGCAGCAGAGGATCTCTCTAAAAGTATTTCTCATCTCCAGGCTGCGGAAGGCGTAGATGATGGGGTCGATGACCGAGTTGCACATGATGAGCACCAGGTAGGTGGTGAAGTGTGACATGTAACACAGGCAGAGTGGGTGGCGTGGGCATGCCACAAGGAGGATGAGGTGGAGGAAGAAAGGTGCCCAGCAGCACACAAAGACCCCCAAGAGAATGCTGATAGTCACTGCTCCCTTCAAGCAACTGCGTTGCCGTGGCGCCGGATCACCCGCGGCAACAGCTGCGGCTGGTAACGCAGCGATGCGCTGGACATGGAGTCGGGCAAGCAAAAACATGTGAACATAGAGTGTTGCCATCAGTGCCAGCATTGCAAAGAACATTGTAATTAGACAAATGATGACCATCTTGCTCTCGGAGTATATGATGAAGACAATGCCGCAAATGATGCAGGTGAGCCAAATGATGCCAATGGCACTTAATGCACGCCGTGCTGTTACAATGCTGTGGTAGCGTAGTGCGTAGAATATGGTGACATAGCGGTCAATGGCGATGGCCAGGAGGTTACAAATGGATGCTACCAGAGAAATACAGATCATGGAATCAAAAATATTATCCATCAAACGCACAAAAAAATCACTGAGTTTGAGCACATTGTTTCTAAGAATGGCAATCACAATCGTCTCCAGGGAGTTGGAGACACTCACAAGCATGTCCGCCGCTGCCAGGCTGCAGAGGAAGAAGTACATGGGCGAATGAAGGTTCTTGTTTTTCGCCACTGCAGAAATGACCAGGATGTTCTCCAGCAGACTGACGATCCCAAGTGCAAGGAAAACTTCAGCCTGGATCTGAACCTGCTGGCATAGCGCCCCTGATGGAGGAGCAGCAACACTGCCATTAGACAGCCACAGCGAAGTGCTCCCATTCTTGTATTCTGTTTCTTCTGTGAGGTTGGTCAGAGAGCTGTCCCGCAGGAGCATGTGATGGTAAGATCCGTTCATGAGTATCCACTGAAAAATGGATgggaaaatggagaaaatgaaagagactGGGGTAGAGAAAGTGAGGTTAAAATTATTAAGGAGAGATGTGGAGTGAAACAGAGAAGAACACAAGAAGATTAAGAGGGAGATTGAACTCAGATGACACAATAgaataataaagaaaagaacaaaatgcatgaagtaaatgtgaatgaatgagtcaGATAATGATGCAGAGGTTAGTTAAGAGTCCTCTCGTGCTGTTGTCTGATATGAGCTCTCTCAGTGATGCTCAGAGCAAACTGACTCACTGCCTGATTCTGCTACTTGCACTGCCTCCActtgatgttctctctctctgtctacgtGTGCATGGAcatgtctgtgcatgtgtgtgctcaAATCGTTGTATACACTTTCcaaagaaaagcaaagtgtcTGTCcttggttctgtgtgtgtgtgagtggttcAGAGAAAATGATAAAGTAAGAGATATTTTGATTAACACAGACATCTTTAATGCTTATTTAATAGAGCTCACAGGATTAGGTAAGGACACTTTAGCCACGGTAGACATTATGAGTTAAGGGCATagactctcacactctctctctctctcacacacacacacatacagtgcatccggaaagtattcacagcacttcactttttccacattttgttatgttacacccttattccaaaatggattaaattcattattttcctcaaaattctacaaccAATACATCATAATGACAacttgaaagaagtttgtttgaaatctttgcaaattcattaaaaataaaaaacaaaaaaagcacatgtacataagtattcacagcctttgccatgacactcaaaattgagctcaggtgcatcctgtttccactgatcatccttgagatgtttctacaacttgattggagtccacctttggtaaattcagttgataggacatgatttagaaaggcaaacaacctgtctatataagttcccacagttaacaatgcatgtcagagcacaaaccaagccatgaagtccaaggaattgtctgtagacctccgagacaggattgtatcgaggcacagatctggggaagggtacagaaacatttctgcagcattgaaggtcccaacgagcacagtggcctccatcatccgtaaatggaagaagtctggaaccagcaggactcttcctagagctggccgcccggccaaactaagcaatcgggggagaagggccttagtcagggacgtgaccaaaaacccgatggtcactctgacagagctccagcgtgactctgtggagagaggagaaccttccagaagaacaaccatctctgcagaactccatcaatcaggcccgTATGGTAGAGTGgtcagacggaagccactcctcagtaaaaggcacatgacagcccgcctggagtttgccaaaaggcacctgaaggactctcagaccaaagattgaccaaagattgaactctttggcctgaatggcaagcgtcatgtctggaggaaaccaggcaccagtcatcacctggcaaataccatccctacagtgaagcatgctggtggcagcatcatgctgtggggatgtttttcagtggcaggaactgggagactagtgaggatcgaggaaaagatgaatgcagcaatgtacagagacatccttgatgaaaacctgctccagagcgctctggacctcagactggggcgaaggttcatcttccaacaggacaacgaccatAAGCACACATCCatgataacaaaggagtggagtgactacaggacaactctgtgaatgtccttgagtggcccagccagagcccagacttgaacccgattgaacatctctggagagatctgaaaatggctgtgcaccgacgctccccatccaacctgatggaatttgagaggtcctgcaaagaagaatgggagaaaccacccaaaaataggtgtgccaagcttgtagcatcatattcaaaaagacttgaggctgtaattggtgccaaaggtgcttcaacaggTGCTTGAGCAAAGActatgaatacttatgtacatgtgctttttttgttttttattttttaaaaatttgcaaagatttcaaacaaacttctttcatgttgtcattatggggtattgtttgtaaaattttgaggaaaataatgaatttaatccattttgtaataaggctataacataacaaaatgtggaaaaagtgaagtgctgtgaatactttccggatgcactgtacacacacacagttgaaaCCTTAACCAACTCTGCTGCAAATTAATTACACCATTACTGCTGTGCCAACACCCAAATttccaaaaaaaccaaaattcAGTCTGATTTAAGTGCTTTAATCTGAAGTACATTTCACctacacatgtacatacattcaagcatacacatacatacttacatacatgcatacatactgtaaaagTCTCCTAACATACAAGAGATACATACAAGCATACACatatatagatacatacatactgtaaaagTCTCCTAACCTATCAGGTTTGATGACCCACCCAACTCACCCACccatgggaaatggagttacATAATTTACTCATTATTTTGTCAGAACAAGAATGTGTAGTATCGGGAGAGCTGTGGTATTTAAAATGACTCAATCTGTGCACGGGGCAAAAGTTACTATAATATGTCAAGACAATTTGCATCAAAGACaactttgtaaaaaaataaataaataaaaaagcaagccACTATATCACAACATCCATACATTCACATTTGTGGCATATTTTCCaatcagtaaaaaaacaaacaaacatgcaggtaggcgGATTGGCTATGATAAATTTCCCataggtgaatgtgtgtgtacatggtacCCTTAGATGGATGGACTTCCCGTATGGAGTGACTTCTCCTGCTTTGCACCCACTGTTGCCAGGATTAACTTTGATATCTAGCATAAGAACCAAATCCTTCTTTTCTATAGTCAAGTTGTGTTTCTAATGTTTTTCAAGCATTTTAGAAAAGTAACAAACAGGATGCTCTACCTCCAAGCAGTCATCCAGGAGAAGAACAACACCAGCACCAACATCACtagcataaatatttattttaaaaggctGGTGAGTCAGCCAAGAGAAATGTTGGGTTCATATTCCAGATGAGCCCCCATTATGTTACAACCCTGACTCAAGGGAAGCACCATAAAAAAAGTCGacacaaaattcaaatgacCAATTGTTTACTTAGAATAAATAACCTCTAGGTGTAGCTGTAGGTGTTTGGGTGTGGCCATGACTTTAATAGGAGTCCAAGCAATTGCCAGAACCAGGAAGTGTCAGGAGACTCCAGATCAGGACATTAATATGATATTACACCTCTTGGATAGTAAAGATTAGCATGATGAATAGATATGATTATGTATTTGCTTGTTCAGGCACTGATGAGTTTCTTtttatacataaaatgtttggCAGGTCTGCCTTCATGTCAGGTCATATTTAAGACATTTTCTTGTTAACAGAAATGGTCAAGataggctattattattattattattattattattattattattattattatgggcacatggtggcttagtggttagcatgttcgcctcacacctccaggattgggggttctaccctgtgtgtgcagagttagcatggtctccccgtgctgtaggggtttcctccaggtactccggtcgCCGCCCCCCccccgtccaaagacatgcatggtaggtggattgacatgtccaaattgtccgtagtgtgtgaatgtgtatgtgattgtgccctatgatggattggcacccggtccagggtgtactctgcCTTGAGCCctatgcctcctgggataggctccaggttccctgtgaccctgaatgataagcggtatagaagatggatggatggatggattattactGTCATGGCACTGGAGTGACTTCGACTCAGGTGACAGGCAGAGGGCCTAACATTGGTCAGGACAGAATCATCAGGGTGCTGTTTACCTTTTGGTGAGATTAAGGTGAGGACATAGCAATTGCACTTGGATgtggacaaaaataaacagtcacAAATAACCATCTGAGAGAGTTAGTACGCTTCAAAGTGAACCCTGATTGCAATCTGCAAATCTTCAAAGTGAAATTTGATTGCAGTAAGAATACAATTGGACCCTGATACaaaccacacatacacagttgTATAATGGGTAGCAGGCCGCATTATTTGGCAGGGcacaaactgaaccaaaagaTAGAGTTGAAGTGCTTCAGTAATATAATCttttctacagggtgtcccaaaagtctccatatataggggactatgttaccagcaccatgtcggttgtgcctttgtcagtggatgtttgtggatgtccatttccagtctttttgaatttgttaataagtttgacaacagtgttgtgtgtgatgtgcttgccatgtttcctgtaaaagtccatcacaaccttgcaacagctttccaatccagccatgagaatgatttcaatacgttcctCTTTGGTGAAAAAGGCATCCTTAAAGGTAATCTAttatcagcaaaaaaagaaacatcccttttgCAGGAGAcggtattttaaagataatttcataaaatccaaataagctttacagatctttattggaaagggtttaaacgatgtttttcatgcttgttcaatgaaccataaacaattattgcacatgcccctgtggaacagtccttaagacactaacagtttacaggcagtaggTAATTATggtcacagttacagtaacttatgacactaaagagacctttctactgattctgaaaaacaccagaagaaagatgcctagggttcctgctcacctgcgtgaacatgccataggcctgctgcagggaggcatgaggactgcagatgtggccataacaataaactgcaatgtctgtaatgtaagacacctaacacagtgctacagggagacaggaaggacagctgatcattcttgcagtggaaaattacatgtaaccatgtgtccccctagacgtgatcgagaacttgcaaatgccttgatGGAAgggtggagtaacatctcacagcaagatgTGACCAATCGGGTGCAgaccatgaggatgagatgcactgtagtacttaaag from Ictalurus furcatus strain D&B chromosome 5, Billie_1.0, whole genome shotgun sequence includes these protein-coding regions:
- the mc3r gene encoding melanocortin receptor 3, which translates into the protein MHFVLFFIILLCHLSSISLLIFLCSSLFHSTSLLNNFNLTFSTPVSFIFSIFPSIFQWILMNGSYHHMLLRDSSLTNLTEETEYKNGSTSLWLSNGSVAAPPSGALCQQVQIQAEVFLALGIVSLLENILVISAVAKNKNLHSPMYFFLCSLAAADMLVSVSNSLETIVIAILRNNVLKLSDFFVRLMDNIFDSMICISLVASICNLLAIAIDRYVTIFYALRYHSIVTARRALSAIGIIWLTCIICGIVFIIYSESKMVIICLITMFFAMLALMATLYVHMFLLARLHVQRIAALPAAAVAAGDPAPRQRSCLKGAVTISILLGVFVCCWAPFFLHLILLVACPRHPLCLCYMSHFTTYLVLIMCNSVIDPIIYAFRSLEMRNTFREILCCFGTGCPSPACEREREMDPERVRERRQEREKESETE